The Methanocaldococcus jannaschii DSM 2661 genome has a segment encoding these proteins:
- a CDS encoding type II secretion system F family protein translates to MIELDFFANLKLRYYKLAMKLFKIEDEKFDEILLKAGMNAVSSTYLPVVFLTSIILGLIIFIIFLIVFNIFYAIFGLIGGIFIVILIGVLYPYVLAEEKAKSIDENLPYAFAFISALSSANIPVVEIFTSLSKEDIYGGMSKEAKEIVKDTKVFNYDIITTFLRRARITPSKKLSSVYYNIVASLIVGAEMKNIFHEIYERLMEDRKLELFEAIEKVEILSEFYVIACGMIPLFVVMTVPVASSISAILQTASLFGDPKLLPLTFYLWVPIASIIFMGLVYGILPKDFKLNVSLLDVLKEFDEPEIEGIKMKFKWKPVHFITLFFWMLSIISFMLFFIRKSIFKFHGTDFLMFGILFLILPFILTSYWHFIIENQKERYYPIFLNDLTMAVRSGMDIIRAMQVCARTNYGPLTKIVKKMAIQMSWGRPVNEVFADLERTEKSLIAKRIASILKECAVSGGDVKDILTSVTVHAYKLSEMKREISARQFIYVVVIYLSFFLYIGTSYIMVHSLLPTLLKNIHGLSVEFYKNYLFQGILIYSIFSGASLGILTERSIIAGIKHILLMLIVGYMLFKFYIGG, encoded by the coding sequence GTGATTGAATTGGATTTTTTTGCCAATTTAAAGTTAAGGTATTATAAATTGGCTATGAAACTTTTTAAAATAGAGGATGAGAAATTTGATGAAATTTTATTAAAAGCAGGTATGAATGCAGTTTCTTCCACATATCTGCCTGTAGTATTTTTAACATCTATAATATTAGGGTTAATTATCTTCATAATTTTTTTAATAGTATTTAATATATTCTATGCAATTTTTGGGCTTATTGGAGGGATTTTTATTGTTATTCTTATTGGGGTCTTATATCCTTATGTCTTAGCTGAAGAAAAGGCTAAAAGTATAGATGAGAATTTACCTTATGCGTTTGCCTTTATCTCTGCCTTATCTTCAGCAAACATTCCTGTAGTGGAGATATTTACTTCTCTATCAAAAGAGGATATTTATGGAGGGATGAGTAAAGAGGCAAAAGAAATAGTTAAGGATACGAAGGTATTCAATTATGACATTATAACAACATTTTTAAGAAGAGCAAGGATAACACCAAGTAAAAAGCTGTCTTCAGTTTATTATAATATAGTAGCCTCTTTAATAGTTGGGGCTGAGATGAAAAACATTTTTCATGAAATATATGAACGATTGATGGAAGATAGAAAGTTGGAATTATTTGAAGCTATTGAAAAAGTTGAGATACTGTCTGAGTTTTATGTAATAGCATGTGGTATGATTCCTCTTTTTGTTGTTATGACAGTTCCTGTAGCTTCATCCATTAGTGCAATTTTACAAACCGCATCACTTTTTGGAGACCCAAAGCTACTTCCACTGACCTTTTATTTATGGGTTCCAATAGCATCAATAATTTTTATGGGATTGGTTTATGGAATACTACCAAAAGACTTCAAATTAAATGTTTCTTTATTAGATGTTTTAAAAGAATTTGATGAACCAGAGATAGAAGGCATAAAAATGAAATTTAAATGGAAACCAGTTCATTTTATTACTTTGTTTTTTTGGATGCTTTCTATAATTTCTTTTATGTTGTTTTTCATTAGAAAATCAATTTTTAAGTTCCATGGAACTGATTTCTTAATGTTTGGAATTTTGTTTCTTATACTTCCTTTTATTTTAACAAGCTATTGGCATTTTATTATTGAAAATCAAAAGGAGAGATACTACCCTATATTTTTAAATGATTTAACCATGGCTGTGAGAAGTGGTATGGATATAATTAGAGCGATGCAGGTCTGTGCAAGAACGAACTATGGGCCTTTAACAAAAATTGTTAAAAAAATGGCTATTCAGATGTCTTGGGGAAGGCCTGTGAATGAAGTATTTGCCGATTTAGAAAGAACAGAAAAATCTTTAATTGCAAAAAGAATCGCCTCAATATTAAAAGAATGTGCCGTCTCTGGTGGGGATGTAAAGGATATCTTAACCTCAGTTACGGTTCATGCATACAAGTTAAGTGAAATGAAAAGGGAGATAAGTGCAAGGCAGTTTATATATGTGGTTGTCATCTATCTCTCATTTTTCCTGTACATTGGGACATCGTACATTATGGTTCATTCCCTCCTGCCAACATTATTAAAAAATATTCATGGTTTGAGTGTTGAATTTTATAAAAACTATTTATTCCAAGGAATTTTGATATATTCCATATTCTCTGGAGCTTCTTTAGGAATACTTACTGAGAGGTCGATTATTGCTGGAATAAAGCATATATTACTAATGTTGATTGTTGGATATATGCTGTTTAAATTTTACATTGGGGGATAA
- a CDS encoding type II/IV secretion system ATPase subunit → MPTDLIRYGSISPEMLAYLWLLIEYKNSIMVAGEVATGKTTLLNAFSLFIPPQMKIVSIEDTPEIRLYHENWIAGTTRSGFGGEEYEITMMDLLKAALRQRPDYLIVGEVRGEEAKILFQAITTGHLALSTIHAKSPEAVIRRLNAEPMNIPKIMLEQLNAICMQVRLIYKGRFVRRTKSITEIVEYDPKIDDIILHDVFRWNPEDDTFEFSGESYLLRRIAEFIGISEKEIINELHSRAEFLRNLCKTKPNFEEFVKKICEYKEYHKGD, encoded by the coding sequence TTGCCAACAGATTTAATAAGATATGGGAGTATTTCTCCAGAGATGCTTGCATATCTTTGGTTACTCATTGAATATAAAAATTCTATTATGGTTGCTGGAGAGGTAGCTACTGGAAAAACCACCCTTTTAAATGCATTCTCTCTTTTCATCCCTCCTCAAATGAAAATCGTATCTATTGAGGATACTCCAGAAATTAGGTTGTATCATGAAAACTGGATTGCTGGAACTACAAGAAGTGGATTCGGTGGAGAAGAATATGAAATAACTATGATGGATTTATTAAAAGCGGCTTTAAGGCAAAGACCAGATTATTTAATTGTTGGAGAGGTTAGAGGTGAGGAGGCGAAGATATTATTTCAAGCAATAACTACAGGACATTTGGCGTTATCAACGATACACGCAAAATCCCCAGAGGCAGTTATAAGGAGGTTGAATGCTGAACCAATGAACATTCCAAAGATTATGCTTGAACAACTAAATGCCATATGTATGCAGGTTAGATTGATTTATAAAGGAAGATTTGTTAGAAGAACTAAGAGTATAACTGAGATTGTTGAATACGACCCAAAAATTGATGATATTATATTACATGATGTTTTTAGGTGGAATCCTGAAGATGATACATTTGAATTTTCTGGAGAAAGTTATTTGTTAAGAAGAATAGCTGAGTTCATTGGAATTTCAGAAAAAGAGATTATTAATGAACTTCATAGTAGAGCAGAATTTTTGAGGAATTTATGTAAAACAAAACCAAATTTTGAAGAATTTGTTAAAAAGATATGTGAGTATAAAGAATATCATAAAGGTGATTGA
- a CDS encoding fumarate hydratase — translation MKISDVVVELFREAAIYLPEDVKNALEEAYKKESSEISKNTLKAIIENNKIAEETQVPLCQDTGVPIVFLKIGKNINSSEIMKIIEEIKEGVKKATEEVPLRPNVVHPLTRENFKTNVGLNSPFINIEFDESLDREIEIIAFPKGAGSENMSALKMLKPSDGIEGIKNFVLETIANAGGKPCPPIVVGIGIGGTADVALKLAKKALLRKIGERHRDKEIANLEKELLEKINSLGIGAMGLGGDITALDVFIEIAGCHTASLPVGICIQCWADRRAIKRIKLDAKL, via the coding sequence ATGAAAATCTCCGATGTTGTTGTTGAATTATTTAGAGAGGCAGCTATTTATCTACCAGAAGATGTAAAAAATGCTTTAGAAGAAGCATATAAAAAAGAAAGTAGTGAAATATCAAAAAACACATTAAAAGCAATCATAGAAAATAACAAAATAGCTGAAGAAACGCAAGTTCCTCTATGTCAAGATACTGGTGTCCCAATAGTATTTTTGAAAATTGGAAAGAATATAAATTCATCAGAAATAATGAAAATCATTGAAGAAATAAAAGAAGGAGTAAAAAAAGCAACGGAAGAGGTTCCTTTAAGACCTAATGTAGTTCATCCTTTAACAAGAGAGAATTTTAAAACAAATGTTGGCTTAAATTCCCCATTCATAAATATTGAGTTTGATGAAAGCTTAGATAGAGAGATTGAGATAATTGCATTTCCAAAAGGGGCAGGAAGCGAAAACATGAGTGCTTTAAAGATGTTAAAGCCCTCTGATGGAATAGAGGGGATAAAAAACTTTGTTTTAGAAACAATTGCAAATGCTGGAGGAAAGCCATGTCCTCCAATAGTTGTTGGAATAGGCATTGGGGGAACTGCTGATGTAGCATTAAAATTAGCTAAAAAAGCACTGCTAAGAAAAATAGGAGAGAGACATAGGGATAAAGAAATAGCTAATCTTGAAAAAGAGTTGTTAGAAAAAATAAATAGCTTAGGAATTGGAGCAATGGGTTTAGGAGGGGATATAACTGCTTTAGATGTTTTTATTGAGATTGCTGGATGCCATACAGCTTCTTTACCTGTAGGAATTTGTATTCAATGCTGGGCAGATAGAAGGGCAATTAAAAGAATAAAATTGGATGCTAAATTATAA
- a CDS encoding histidinol phosphate phosphatase domain-containing protein, which translates to MRFDFHTHTVFSDGELIPAELVRRARVLKHRAIAITDHADFSNYKELIEKTTIAKEELKKYWDDIIVIVGVELTHIPPKSIPKMAKKAKDLGAEIVVVHGETVVEPVEEKTNYYASISEDVDILAHPGFIDKETAENLKENDIFVEITSRRGHNITNGYVANIAREFGLKTLINTDTHAPEDLIDDEFAKKVGLGAGLTNKELENTLLHYPKELLKRI; encoded by the coding sequence TACGGTTTTTAGTGATGGAGAGCTAATTCCTGCTGAATTAGTTAGAAGGGCAAGGGTCTTAAAACATAGGGCTATAGCTATAACAGACCATGCTGATTTTAGTAACTACAAAGAGCTTATAGAAAAAACAACAATCGCTAAGGAAGAGCTAAAAAAATACTGGGATGATATCATAGTTATTGTTGGTGTTGAGCTAACCCACATCCCACCAAAATCTATACCAAAGATGGCTAAAAAAGCTAAAGACTTAGGGGCTGAGATTGTCGTTGTTCATGGGGAGACGGTAGTTGAGCCAGTTGAGGAAAAAACTAATTACTATGCCTCAATATCTGAGGATGTTGATATCTTAGCCCATCCTGGCTTTATTGATAAAGAAACTGCTGAAAATTTGAAGGAGAATGATATATTTGTTGAGATAACTTCAAGGAGAGGACATAACATAACTAACGGCTATGTGGCTAATATAGCAAGGGAGTTTGGATTAAAAACTTTGATAAATACTGACACCCATGCTCCAGAGGATTTAATAGATGATGAGTTTGCAAAAAAGGTTGGTTTAGGGGCAGGATTAACCAATAAAGAGTTGGAAAATACTTTATTGCATTATCCAAAGGAGCTTTTAAAGAGAATTTGA